The nucleotide sequence GCCTTGCGGATGATGTGGGCGAGCAGATAGATGGCTTCGCCGAGTCTGTTTCGTGCGGTCTGGTTGATCTTTGAGTCCGGCAGTGGCGTGGTGAACGACATGGGTTCCTCCTTCGCGTCAGACGCAAAAAAGGAGCCTGCGAAATCTCGCAGACCCCTGAAAAAAATTGCCTTCCATATTATAAGACGACAACTCGGCCAAAATGTGGTTAACGGACCATGGTATTTTGGTTAAATGTTGTTCACGAGTAGCCAACAGGCCGGGCGTGTGCGCGACAACCAATGATCTGCCCGCTTTTGAAATACATTGTCCAGGATGAAACATAATATGATGTGCTAATAGATATATCATAAAATATATTTCACAAACAGACCAACCGGGCGTTTAATGCATGCGCAGACAGGGTATTCTTCAGCTCGATTCGGTTCCGCAATATTGTGAACGGCAGTCAAAATGAGGAGGGATCGGGAAATGAAATCAGTAAAGATTTTGTTTGCAATCGTTATGTGCTTGCTTCTGGCAACAGGAGCCTGGGCGACTGACTTTACCATCTTTTTCGCATCAGAGATGCACTACCCCGGAGGGATGATCACCGACAGGTCCAGGGCAGGCGTGCAGGCAATGAACAATCTGCCCGGTATGGCTTGGCCTTACGGAACCGTCCCGACACCGAGCGCTTTTATAGCGTGCGGCGACCTTGCCGATGGCGGCGCATGGGGCACTACATATGCCAGCGATGCCCCGCAATGGTACACCAACCGCAATTACACGCACCAGTGGAACGGGTTCGACTATAACTTCCCGCTATATGGAGTGCAGGGAGACAATAATCGGCTGAGATATCCCCGCTATGCCGTACCCGGCAATCACGACTGGTGGAGATGGTGCGGCTACACGCTAGGCACATCTCAATGGGTAGCTACAAAGCTAAAGGCTCAATACGGCAATTGCAACTCCACAAACGGCAATGTATATTACTCGTTCAACATCGACGGCATCCACTTTGCCGCATTGGGCCGTTACCCCGACTCGTATGTTCTGAGTTGGCTGGCAAACGATCTTGCCGGTGTGGGCACCGATACGCCTGTCATCCTCTTTATGCACTATGCTCTCAATGACGACGAGGAGTGGTGGAGCTACGCGCAGCGTCAACTGCTGGCCAATGCAATAGCGGGCTATAATGTTATAGCCATACTGCACGGCCATACACACAGCACCACGCACTATACCTGGAACGGCTACGATGTGTATGATGACGGCGCTTTGACTGAGTATGGCGGCGTGAATGTGATGCATATTACCGATACTACAATCGACACCGCGCACTATTCGGCAAATGTAGACGGAAACGGCAACTGGAGCGGCGGCGGCTGGTTGTGGTCGTATCAGAAAACATATTAGCGAAACTGAAATTGCGGAACCGGATAAACACAAATCCCTCCGGGCAAGATACCCGGAGGGATTTGAATCATAGTAAATACCCAATATAAAATATCAAATACTAAATCTTTTTGGGTTTGCCGTTGGCGGCGGCAGGGTCTTCGGAAGACTCTTTGGGCCTGTCGGTGCGAGTGACGTAGATGGTGTGGAGCCTGCCTCCCTCAACTTCTTCGACTGTGAAATCTACATTCTCAAAGCTGATAATCTCGCCTTCAGCAGGCTGTCTGCCGAAAATGTCGAACACGAACCCGCCGATTGTCTCGTATTCCTCACTTAAGGGGATTTCGAGGTTCATCTCATCGTTGAGTTCGTCTATGCTCATGCGGGCGCTGACTTTTGCATGGTCCTCGTCAATAATTTGGATCAAAGGCTCTTCGATATCATACTCGTCCCTGATTTCGCCGACGATCTCCTCCAGCAGGTCTTCGACAGTTACCAGGCCGGCAGTCCCACCGTATTCGTCGCGGACTATAGCCATCTGGATATTACCGCGCTTGAACTCGGCAAGAAGCTCGTCGACATCTTTGGTCTCGGGAATATAATACGCCTCACGCATTACGGTCTTGATATCCAGCAGGCGCTTATCCTGGCGCAGGATCGGCAGCAGGTCTTTGGCATGGACTATGCCGACTATGTTGTCTATGTTTTCTTCATAGATCGGGATGCGCGAGTGGCCCGTGGTTGTGATAACGTCG is from Armatimonadota bacterium and encodes:
- a CDS encoding metallophosphoesterase — translated: MKSVKILFAIVMCLLLATGAWATDFTIFFASEMHYPGGMITDRSRAGVQAMNNLPGMAWPYGTVPTPSAFIACGDLADGGAWGTTYASDAPQWYTNRNYTHQWNGFDYNFPLYGVQGDNNRLRYPRYAVPGNHDWWRWCGYTLGTSQWVATKLKAQYGNCNSTNGNVYYSFNIDGIHFAALGRYPDSYVLSWLANDLAGVGTDTPVILFMHYALNDDEEWWSYAQRQLLANAIAGYNVIAILHGHTHSTTHYTWNGYDVYDDGALTEYGGVNVMHITDTTIDTAHYSANVDGNGNWSGGGWLWSYQKTY